From the Pseudodesulfovibrio indicus genome, the window CTAATCCAGTTTGTATTTGTAGTAGGCGGCGCAGGACCCCTCGGTGGAGACCATGCACGGGCCGACCGGGTTGGCCGGGGTGCACGCCTTGCCGAAGAGCGGACACTCGTCGGGCTGCTTGACGCCCTTGAGGATGTCGCCGCACTTGCAGCCCGCCAGGGCCGGGCCTTCCTCGATGGTGATGCCGAATTCCTTCTTGGCGTCGAACTGTTCCCACTCGGGCCGGATCTCCAGGCCGGAGCCGGGGATCATGCCCAGGCCGCGCCACAGGGCGTCGGTGGGCTCGAACACCTGGTACATGACTTCCATGGCCTTGGGATTGCCGTTTTCGCCCACGATGCGCGTGTAGTTGTTGCTGACGTGCGCCTCGCCCTTGTTTCGCCACTCGATCATCTGGTTCAGGGACTGGAGGATGTCCAGCGGCTCGAACCCGGTGACCACGGCGGACTTGCCGTACTTCTCGGCGATGAACCGGTACGGCTCCACGCCGATGATGGCCGAGACGTGGCCGGGCAGGATGAAGCCGTCGATGTTGATGGCGGTGTCGGCCAGGAGCGCGTCGAGCGCCGGGGGAACGGTCTTGTGGAAGCAGAGGATGCGCAGGTTGGTGATCCCCTGCTGGCGGGCCATCATCATGGTCCCGGCAATGGTCGGGGCCGTGGTCTCGAACCCCACGCCGATGAAGACCACCAGGTCGTCCGGGTTCTCCTTGGCCAGCTTGAGGGTGTCGAAGGGGGAATAGACCACCTTGACCCGCGCGCCGTCGGCCACGGCCTTCTTGAGGTTCCTTCCCTTATTGCCGGGCACGCGCATGAGGTCGCCGAAGGTGGCCATGATGACCTTGTCGCGACCGGCCAGGTCCAGGAAGGCGTTGACCTCGGACTCATGGGTCACGCAGACCGGGCATCCGGGGCCGGACAGGTGGACGATGCGTTCGGGCAGCAGGGAGCGCAGGCCGGACTGGAAGATGGCCACGGTGTGGGTGCCGCAGACCTCCATGAAGCGAAGCTCCCTGTCCAGTTCGGATTCCATCTTATCGAGAATCTTCCGGCAGAGAGCCGGATCACGGAATTTTTCCAACAATTCGAAGCTCAAAACACAATCCTTTGGGCTGACGGCAGGGCCGGGTTCAAGAGGTTAGCGATTGTCATATACCTTCTGAAAGATGTGGGCAAATGAAAAACCCGCCGCATGGCCAGGTGGCCGGTCGACGGGTCCATGCAAGGCACAACCGCTCGAAATCCTTTACTCGGGCTCTTCCGCATCCTCCAGCCGGGCGTCGTGGATCATGCGCAGGTGGGCGGCCTGGGCCGCGATCAGGGACACGACCATGAGCACGGTCACCACGGAAGACACGCCCCCGGACAGGAAATAGCGCAGGTTGTCGGGGTTGATCAGGATGGTGATGGTCCGCAGGCCGTTGAGCAGGGCGAAGAGGCAATAGCACAACCCGGCGGCGGTCACGGCCCGCTCGCCGAGCTGGGCGTAGAACAGGTTCATGGCCATGCTCATGGACAGCAGGAGCAAGGTCACGCAGGTGATGGTCAGCCGTTCCTGGTAACTCTCCCGGACGAAGAAGAACCAATAGATTCCCACGCACTCGCCGATCAGGAGCCCACCGACAAAGAGAAAGACCAGCAGCCCCACCCTTCCGTGGAGAAACAGCCGGATGCCCAGCCAGACCAGTCCCATGCCGCCCGTCAGCAACAAATGGCTGGCGAATCCTCTGGCCCAGTCGCCCACCCAGTAGGCGACGCCGCTGGCTGCCGAGGCCGCCCCGACGGCCGTGAACCCGACGATCCACAGCGTCACGCCGGGCAACGGCTCCCTGCTGTCGGCGCGCCACATGAGGAGCGCCATCCAGGCGACCGCTCCGCCGGCCAGAATAAACACGAA encodes:
- the hypD gene encoding hydrogenase formation protein HypD; this translates as MSFELLEKFRDPALCRKILDKMESELDRELRFMEVCGTHTVAIFQSGLRSLLPERIVHLSGPGCPVCVTHESEVNAFLDLAGRDKVIMATFGDLMRVPGNKGRNLKKAVADGARVKVVYSPFDTLKLAKENPDDLVVFIGVGFETTAPTIAGTMMMARQQGITNLRILCFHKTVPPALDALLADTAINIDGFILPGHVSAIIGVEPYRFIAEKYGKSAVVTGFEPLDILQSLNQMIEWRNKGEAHVSNNYTRIVGENGNPKAMEVMYQVFEPTDALWRGLGMIPGSGLEIRPEWEQFDAKKEFGITIEEGPALAGCKCGDILKGVKQPDECPLFGKACTPANPVGPCMVSTEGSCAAYYKYKLD